A portion of the Lolium rigidum isolate FL_2022 chromosome 1, APGP_CSIRO_Lrig_0.1, whole genome shotgun sequence genome contains these proteins:
- the LOC124668183 gene encoding uncharacterized protein LOC124668183: MDKILAFSIMSSSPAEISGSGSGYATRLSWRSGGAKQHQQQQEEKVEQSSPPEKKPVARAPRFAPEFDGIDCFESIVPF; the protein is encoded by the coding sequence ATGGACAAGATCCTTGCTTTCTCGATCATGAGCTCGTCGCCGGCAGAGATCTCGGGGTCTGGTTCCGGGTACGCCACGCGGCTGTCctggcggagcggcggcgcgaagcagcaccagcagcagcaggaggaaAAAGTCGAGCAGAGCTCGCCGCCGGAGAAGAAGCCTGTGGCGCGGGCGCCGCGGTTCGCGCCAGAGTTTGACGGCATCGACTGCTTCGAGTCCATAGTTCCCTTTTGA